One part of the Glycine max cultivar Williams 82 chromosome 14, Glycine_max_v4.0, whole genome shotgun sequence genome encodes these proteins:
- the LOC100786551 gene encoding cryptochrome-1-like: protein MSGGGCSIVWFRRDLRVEDNPALAAGVRAGAVVCVFIWAPEEEGQYYPGRVSRWWLKQSLAHLDSYLRNLGSPLITKRSTNSISSLLEVVKSTGATQLFFNHLYDPLSLVRDHKAKEVLTAQGITVRSFNSDLLYEPWDVNDAHGQPFTTFSAFWERCLSMPYDPQAPLLPPKRIIPGDVSRCPSDTLVFEDESEKASNALLARAWSPGWSNADKALAAFVNGALIEYSKNRRKADSATTSFLSPHLHFGEVSVKKVFHLVRIKQVFWANEGNKAGEESVNLFLKSIGLREYSRYISFNHPYSHERPLLGHLKFFPWVVNEGYFKAWRQGRTGYPLVDAGMRELWATGWLHDRIRVVVSSFFVKVLQLPWRWGMKYFWDTLLDADLESDALGWQYISGTLPDGREFDRIDNPQFVGYKCDPNGEYVRRWLPELARLPTEWIHHPWNAPESVLQAAGIELGSNYPLPIVGIDAAEVRLQEALIQMWRQEAASRAAMENGTEEGLGDSSESAPIAFPQDIQMEERPEPVRNNPPHGTRRYQDQMVPSITSSHVRVEEEETSSDLRNSAADSRAEVPINVTTQQNARETVNQGVLLNTNRNTRVQNNPTTWLRNAAEDSTAESSSSTRRERDGGVVPVWSPPASNFSEQFVDDENGIGTGSSYLQRQHPQSHQLMNWTRLPQTG, encoded by the exons ATGTCAGGTGGTGGATGCAGCATAGTGTGGTTCAGGAGAGATCTGAGGGTGGAGGATAACCCTGCACTGGCTGCAGGAGTGAGAGCAGGTGCTGTGGTTTGTGTCTTCATTTGGGCTCCTGAGGAAGAGGGTCAATACTACCCTGGAAGGGTCTCTAGGTGGTGGCTCAAACAAAGCTTGGCTCACCTTGATTCCTATCTGAGAAACCTTGGCTCCCCTCTAATCACCAAACGTTCCACTAATAGTATTTCTTCTCTCTTGGAGGTTGTTAAGTCCACCGGGGCTACCCAACTCTTTTTCAACCATTTATATG ATCCGTTGTCACTTGTGAGGGATCACAAAGCAAAGGAGGTTCTGACGGCTCAAGGCATTACCGTACGTTCCTTCAACTCGGACTTGTTGTATGAGCCATGGGATGTGAATGATGCTCATGGCCAACCATTCACAACTTTTTCTGCTTTTTGGGAAAGATGCCTTAGCATGCCTTATGACCCACAAGCACCTCTTCTCCCACCTAAAAGGATTATTCCAG GTGATGTATCAAGGTGCCCTTCTGATACATTGGTGTTTGAAGACGAATCGGAAAAGGCAAGCAATGCGCTTCTTGCTCGAGCATGGTCACCCGGGTGGAGCAATGCTGATAAGGCATTGGCAGCATTTGTAAACGGTGCTCTAATCGAGTACTCGAAGAATCGCAGGAAGGCTGACAGTGCCACAACCTCATTTCTCTCACCACATTTGCACTTTGGTGAGGTGAGTGTGAAGAAAGTGTTCCACCTTGTCCGCATCAAGCAAGTGTTTTGGGCCAATGAAGGAAACAAGGCTGGTGAAGAGAGTGTGAACTTGTTTCTCAAGTCTATTGGTCTTAGAGAGTATTCAAGGTACATTAGTTTCAACCACCCTTATAGTCATGAGAGGCCCCTTCTAGGCCACCTTAAGTTTTTCCCTTGGGTGGTGAATGAAGGGTACTTTAAGGCTTGGAGACAAGGCAGAACAGGTTACCCTTTGGTAGATGCTGGCATGAGAGAGTTGTGGGCAACTGGTTGGTTGCATGATCGAATACGTGTTGTGGTTTCAAGTTTCTTTGTGAAGGTGCTGCAGCTTCCTTGGAGATGGGGAATGAAGTATTTCTGGGACACCCTTTTGGATGCAGATCTTGAGAGTGATGCTCTTGGTTGGCAGTACATATCTGGCACTCTCCCTGATGGTCGCGAATTTGACCGAATAGATAATCCACAG TTTGTGGGCTACAAATGTGACCCAAATGGAGAATATGTGCGACGCTGGCTTCCTGAACTTGCTAGATTACCAACTGAATGGATACACCATCCATGGAATGCACCAGAGTCTGTACTCCAAGCTGCTGGAATTGAACTTGGTTCAAATTATCCTCTTCCCATTGTGGGAATAGATGCAGCAGAAGTAAGACTGCAAGAAGCACTTATTCAAATGTGGCGACAAGAAGCAGCTTCAAGAGCTGCAATGGAAAATGGAACCGAGGAAGGGCTTGGAGACTCATCTGAATCAGCCCCTATTGCCTTTCCTCAAGACATACAAATGGAGGAAAGGCCTGAACCTGTTAGGAACAACCCACCTCACGGTACTCGGCGCTACCAGGATCAGATGGTCCCAAGTATTACTTCTTCCCATGTGAGAGTGGAAGAGGAAGAAACATCTTCAGACCTTCGAAACTCGGCTGCAGACAGCAGAGCCGAAGTGCCTATAAATGTAACCACACAACAAAATGCAAGAGAGACAGTGAATCAAGGGGTGTTACTGAATACAAATAGAAACACTCGAGTACAGAATAATCCTACAACGTGGCTGAGAAATGCAGCTGAAGATTCCACAGCAGAATCTTCAAGTAGTACTAGGAGAGAAAGGGATGGGGGTGTAGTTCCAGTATGGTCCCCCCCAGCTTCTAATTTCTCAGAACAATTTGTAgatgatgaaaatggtataggaACCGGTTCATCTTACTTGCAAAGGCAGCATCCTCAGTCTCATCAATTGATGAACTGGACACGGCTACCTCAGACTGG GTAA
- the LOC100786551 gene encoding cryptochrome-1-like isoform X1, which yields MSGGGCSIVWFRRDLRVEDNPALAAGVRAGAVVCVFIWAPEEEGQYYPGRVSRWWLKQSLAHLDSYLRNLGSPLITKRSTNSISSLLEVVKSTGATQLFFNHLYDPLSLVRDHKAKEVLTAQGITVRSFNSDLLYEPWDVNDAHGQPFTTFSAFWERCLSMPYDPQAPLLPPKRIIPGDVSRCPSDTLVFEDESEKASNALLARAWSPGWSNADKALAAFVNGALIEYSKNRRKADSATTSFLSPHLHFGEVSVKKVFHLVRIKQVFWANEGNKAGEESVNLFLKSIGLREYSRYISFNHPYSHERPLLGHLKFFPWVVNEGYFKAWRQGRTGYPLVDAGMRELWATGWLHDRIRVVVSSFFVKVLQLPWRWGMKYFWDTLLDADLESDALGWQYISGTLPDGREFDRIDNPQFVGYKCDPNGEYVRRWLPELARLPTEWIHHPWNAPESVLQAAGIELGSNYPLPIVGIDAAEVRLQEALIQMWRQEAASRAAMENGTEEGLGDSSESAPIAFPQDIQMEERPEPVRNNPPHGTRRYQDQMVPSITSSHVRVEEEETSSDLRNSAADSRAEVPINVTTQQNARETVNQGVLLNTNRNTRVQNNPTTWLRNAAEDSTAESSSSTRRERDGGVVPVWSPPASNFSEQFVDDENGIGTGSSYLQRQHPQSHQLMNWTRLPQTG from the exons ATGTCAGGTGGTGGATGCAGCATAGTGTGGTTCAGGAGAGATCTGAGGGTGGAGGATAACCCTGCACTGGCTGCAGGAGTGAGAGCAGGTGCTGTGGTTTGTGTCTTCATTTGGGCTCCTGAGGAAGAGGGTCAATACTACCCTGGAAGGGTCTCTAGGTGGTGGCTCAAACAAAGCTTGGCTCACCTTGATTCCTATCTGAGAAACCTTGGCTCCCCTCTAATCACCAAACGTTCCACTAATAGTATTTCTTCTCTCTTGGAGGTTGTTAAGTCCACCGGGGCTACCCAACTCTTTTTCAACCATTTATATG ATCCGTTGTCACTTGTGAGGGATCACAAAGCAAAGGAGGTTCTGACGGCTCAAGGCATTACCGTACGTTCCTTCAACTCGGACTTGTTGTATGAGCCATGGGATGTGAATGATGCTCATGGCCAACCATTCACAACTTTTTCTGCTTTTTGGGAAAGATGCCTTAGCATGCCTTATGACCCACAAGCACCTCTTCTCCCACCTAAAAGGATTATTCCAG GTGATGTATCAAGGTGCCCTTCTGATACATTGGTGTTTGAAGACGAATCGGAAAAGGCAAGCAATGCGCTTCTTGCTCGAGCATGGTCACCCGGGTGGAGCAATGCTGATAAGGCATTGGCAGCATTTGTAAACGGTGCTCTAATCGAGTACTCGAAGAATCGCAGGAAGGCTGACAGTGCCACAACCTCATTTCTCTCACCACATTTGCACTTTGGTGAGGTGAGTGTGAAGAAAGTGTTCCACCTTGTCCGCATCAAGCAAGTGTTTTGGGCCAATGAAGGAAACAAGGCTGGTGAAGAGAGTGTGAACTTGTTTCTCAAGTCTATTGGTCTTAGAGAGTATTCAAGGTACATTAGTTTCAACCACCCTTATAGTCATGAGAGGCCCCTTCTAGGCCACCTTAAGTTTTTCCCTTGGGTGGTGAATGAAGGGTACTTTAAGGCTTGGAGACAAGGCAGAACAGGTTACCCTTTGGTAGATGCTGGCATGAGAGAGTTGTGGGCAACTGGTTGGTTGCATGATCGAATACGTGTTGTGGTTTCAAGTTTCTTTGTGAAGGTGCTGCAGCTTCCTTGGAGATGGGGAATGAAGTATTTCTGGGACACCCTTTTGGATGCAGATCTTGAGAGTGATGCTCTTGGTTGGCAGTACATATCTGGCACTCTCCCTGATGGTCGCGAATTTGACCGAATAGATAATCCACAG TTTGTGGGCTACAAATGTGACCCAAATGGAGAATATGTGCGACGCTGGCTTCCTGAACTTGCTAGATTACCAACTGAATGGATACACCATCCATGGAATGCACCAGAGTCTGTACTCCAAGCTGCTGGAATTGAACTTGGTTCAAATTATCCTCTTCCCATTGTGGGAATAGATGCAGCAGAAGTAAGACTGCAAGAAGCACTTATTCAAATGTGGCGACAAGAAGCAGCTTCAAGAGCTGCAATGGAAAATGGAACCGAGGAAGGGCTTGGAGACTCATCTGAATCAGCCCCTATTGCCTTTCCTCAAGACATACAAATGGAGGAAAGGCCTGAACCTGTTAGGAACAACCCACCTCACGGTACTCGGCGCTACCAGGATCAGATGGTCCCAAGTATTACTTCTTCCCATGTGAGAGTGGAAGAGGAAGAAACATCTTCAGACCTTCGAAACTCGGCTGCAGACAGCAGAGCCGAAGTGCCTATAAATGTAACCACACAACAAAATGCAAGAGAGACAGTGAATCAAGGGGTGTTACTGAATACAAATAGAAACACTCGAGTACAGAATAATCCTACAACGTGGCTGAGAAATGCAGCTGAAGATTCCACAGCAGAATCTTCAAGTAGTACTAGGAGAGAAAGGGATGGGGGTGTAGTTCCAGTATGGTCCCCCCCAGCTTCTAATTTCTCAGAACAATTTGTAgatgatgaaaatggtataggaACCGGTTCATCTTACTTGCAAAGGCAGCATCCTCAGTCTCATCAATTGATGAACTGGACACGGCTACCTCAGACTGGGTGA
- the NIP3-1 gene encoding aquaporin NIP1-1: MADSLSVNFDSSIKSEFSTEQAHKTTHEAKHSPSNIQKAIAEVVGTYILIFAGCGAALVNEKLPLTIVGIAMVSGLGLTVATYSVGHVSGGHFNPAVTIALAAVRKVQFKLVPIYVLCQMMGATLAPLTLKVLYHDKADIGVTVTKYLSSTSDLEAIVWEFITTSILMLTIRGVATDHRGSKDLTGVAIGISVLINVIIAGPITGASMNPARSLGPAIVSGDYKNIWVYIISPILGAVSASTLYKFLEVNKPVKPEPCHCNICNHNHLPF, from the exons ATGGCTGATTCACTATCGGTTAATTTTGATTCTTCAATCAAGTCTGAATTCTCCACCGAACAAGCACACAAAACTACCCATGAGGCTAAACACTCTCCATCTAACATCCAAAAG GCTATTGCTGAGGTTGTTGGTACATACATTCTTATATTTGCAGGATGTGGAGCTGCTCTTGTAAATGAGAAGTTGCCCCTTACAATAGTAGGCATAGCAATGGTTTCGGGTCTAGGTCTAACGGTGGCTACATATTCTGTTGGCCATGTCTCTGGTGGCCATTTCAATCCTGCAGTCACAATTGCTTTGGCTGCTGTCAGAAAAGTTCAATTTAAACTT GTGCCTATTTATGTGTTGTGCCAGATGATGGGTGCTACACTGGCCCCTCTCACCCTCAAAGTGTTGTATCATGACAAGGCAGATATTGGAGTAACAGTGACTAAATACTTGAGCTCAACTTCTGATCTAGAAGCAATAGTGTGGGAATTCATCACCACATCCATACTAATGCTCACCATTCGCGGTGTTGCCACTGATCACAGAGGG AGCAAAGATCTCACTGGAGTTGCAATAGGCATTTCAGTTCTGATTAACGTCATCATTGCCGG GCCTATTACTGGAGCTTCAATGAATCCAGCAAGGAGTTTAGGTCCAGCTATTGTATCTGGTGATTACAAAAACATTTGGGTTTATATCATAAGCCCAATTCTTGGTGCAGTCTCAGCAAGTACACTTTACAAATTCCTAGAAGTAAACAAACCAGTTAAACCCGAACCATGCCATTGTAACATATGCAATCATAATCATTTACCTTTCTAA